A segment of the Deltaproteobacteria bacterium genome:
GCCGATGCTGGGCATTTCTTCGACCTTTCCACTGCGATTCGCAGAGCAGGGCGACCGCCGGTCGCCCCTACGAGGCGGCGTCGAAGCGGATATCTGTTGCCTTCGCTCCGGAAGAGTTTCACTTCGATCGCGCCCCAGCGATGAATAATCCGGGCTAGGAATGCTTCGACAAGCTCAGCACGAACGGATTTGTCCCGACGATTTCAACCTCTGATCCGTTCGCCCTGAGCTCAGTCGAAGGGCTCCAAAGAATTTTCAACAACCTGCTAAACTAGGCTAATGCGCCGCACTGTAGAGCTTGTCGATAAAACCGCTATCATCTAACTTTTTTACAAAACGCGGTTCGGCCAGATCCTCGACTTTAAGTGACGCAACTTTCGGGTTTTGCACCGCCATCAGTCTTTGCGCGTTGCGCAAACCATCCAACGATGGATAAGGTTTGCGATTCAGCGTCGACAACAGGTCTAGATACCCTTCTTCGGCGGCCTGTCGATCGGCCAGGCGCAGATTCTTCATCATCGATTTCAAGACCACCGGCTTGTTCGCCGGTTGCTGGGTAAAGACCAAACTTTCCGCCAGCGCGGCGATGACCTTTTCGATCATCGCGCCTTGTTGGTCGAGATAGTTTTTCGCGACGCCCAAACCCAAGCCGGGAAAAGCCACGTTGCTCTGCGAGAGATCGGTCAAGGTGGTAAATCCTTTGGCAGCCAATCGGCGGCTCAGTGCCGGCTCAAGCGCAGCCCCGTCGATGCGGCCGGCTTCGAGCGCATGGGCGGTTGTCACCGGGTCGCCGGTTTGAATGAAAGTAATATTGTCTCGCTTGGGCTCCAGGCCGAGGGACTCCAAAGCGAGCATCGAATACATCCAAGTGCTGCCGACAATACTCTGCACGCCGAGCCTTTTGCCGCGCAGATCTTGCGCCTGCTTGAGATGGGAGTTGGTCATCAATTTCCAACTGACGCGGCTGGAGATGGAGCTGAGCATCTTGATGTCGATGCCTTGTGCAGCCGCACCCAGCACCGACACGCCGGAGGTAAAGGCCAGCTGGATTTCCCGCGCCATGATACTGGCGACCAGTGTCGGTCCGCCGCGGACCAAGATCACTTGCGCTTCAATTCCATGCTTTGCAAAGATGCCTTGCTCCTGCGCCAGCCAAAGACTTAGCGCACTGCTGCTAACCGACGCCGTGCCGATGTTCACGCGCACCGGCGCTGATGCCACCCAGCTTGTGCCGCTCAGTACCATCGCAGAAAACCAGCAGAGAACCAGCCTTGCCAATCGAGATCTCATGATTTCCAACCGCTTTGCGACACGGCGCTATTTACCTTTCCTCAGTTGATCCAACAAGGCTTGGATCGGTTTGAAATCCATCCACTCGGGGCGGTTGATAAAAAGATACTCCTTGTCTTTGCGCCGGTGCGCCAAAGACGGCAGCACTTCCAGCGGCAGATCTTCGCGCAGCGAGCCGACCCGCAGCTCGTCGGTATTGGCGAGGCGAAACGCGATCTGCCCCTCCTGTGACAGGAACCAATTGATAAATACTCTGGCGGCGCTGGGGTGAGGATGGCGATTCATCAGCACGATGGAACCTGAGCCGGAGCCGATGCCCGGCGCTTCGGTGATCGCGTAGGGATTGAGTTCCTTCACGGGCAGTCCTTGCATCTGCGCGCGGTCGATGCGCCGACAGAGAAAACAGATGGGAAATTTGCCTTGCGACAGCCAGTCAGTGCCCTGGCGCAGGTCGCGGAAGAACGTCGGCTCCATGTCTTTGTAGATCTTCTCGATAAATTTCGGGCCTAACTGCGGGTGATGAAAAACATACGCCAACGCTGTCGAGCCCTGGTTGGCGTTCATCTGCAAGACTGCATATTTGCCTTTCCATTGCGGTTGCACCAAGTCCCAGGCGGACTTGATTTCTTTCTCATTGACGATGGAGGTGTTGAACGACAACGGCGGGCCGTAGAGAGCGCTTTCGTACATAAAATTGTATTGCCCCTCGGGGTCGACGTAGTGGTGCTTGCCCTGCCACCACTTGGAAAGATCGGTGACGTTGGGATGCACCAACGCCGGCGGCATGGGATCGAGCACTTTGGCAGGGTAGAGGTTCAAGTGCACCGCGGTCGGCCCGGCAAGAAAGACGTCGGCGAGAAATTTTCCGGCGCGCCGCTCGGTGAATAATTTCGGAAACAGATCGCTGCCGCGGCCGACGGAAGTACCGACCAGCTTTATCTTGGGATAGCGCTTCTGGAACGCGCCCCAGATAATTTGCGCGTGGCCGATGGAATCGGTGGCGTAGACGGAGACTTCGCCTTCCTCTTCGGCGCGTTTGACCAGCGCGTCCCACTCTTGGGCCGTGACCGGGCGGACCTCCGCGGCCCAAAGGTGGGTGGCGTGGACCAGGGCCAAAAGCGATACCAAGATTAGATGGCGCCATGGGGGTGTCATTGGACTATTTTTCTTTTTTTTGCGCCCTTTGCGTTCTCTGCGCGAGACATTCCGAGGTTTGTTGCGGAGGGGACGCGTCCGCGCTCCCGCGGGAGCGCGGACGCTCAGCGGCCTTACCCGTGATTACGTCGGTCGCAGATCGAATCGATCAGCGCTGGTTTGCCTTTTTTCACTTGCTCGATGGCGCGTTTCAGAGCGGCTTGCATATCGTCGCCGCTTTCGATGGGTCCTTCGGCGTACCAGCCCATCGATCTCGCCAACCCGGCGAAGTCGGGATCTGGCCCGTAAAGATCCATGCCGATGTGGGCGCGGTTGGGGTCGGTGCCGCGGGTGCGCGCCAAGACTAACTGGTGGTTCCAGTCGTTGTAGTAAGCGCGGTTGTTGAACATGACGACCAGCATCGGGATTTGATACTTCGCGGCGATCCAGAGTGCGCCGGCGTCGAACATCAAGTCGCCGTCGGGTTGTAGGTCTACCACCAAACGCCCGGTGCCTTTGTTCGCCAGCGCGACGCCGAGCGACAGACCGATCTGCGTGCCGGTGCCGAGCTCGCGGCCGCCGTGGCAGTAGGGCCGGTCGAAGTTCCACAGTTTTTTGCCCCAGGTGCCGAGATCGCCGGCGGTGAGCACCCAGTCTTCGCCCTTGATCGCCTGCCACACTTCGGAAGCGAGGCGCGGCACGGTCATCGGTTTTTGATCCCAGTGCTCCTGCGCCTGCTTTGCCCACTTGGCTCGGTTTTCCGCATGACGCTTGCCGATCGCCTCGGCGCGCTTGGCGATCTTTTCTTTGGAGCCGGGGATTTTGGCGAGGCGTTCTCTGACTAACCTAGTCAGCTCGGGCACAGCGGTGACCGGATCGGCGATCATGCGCTGCTGAGCATAATAGGGCCGCGCGTAGTCCATGGACCATTTGCTGGTCTCAATATCGGTGAAGCCGATGTCGATCCACGTCGCAGTGGCCGGCACTTTGTTGACGACGGTGCGTGTGGCGATGTCGCGCACATGGGTCGGCTTCTCAAAGTCGGCGATGTCGAGCGTCAGCACGGCGTCGACGCCTTCGTAGCAACCCTCGGGGTCCATGGTGAGATTGAGCCGATGATCGGTGGGGAAATTCAAGCGCGAGCCGACATCCCACACTGAAGCGCCGAGGGTCTCGGCGATGTCGATAATATGCTGCCAGCCATGGGGTGGCCGGGCCGCGAAATCGGCGATGATGGCGACGCGATTGGCGGCGGCGAGCGTGTCAGCCGCCTTGGCGAGCGCGACCGGATCGGCCGCCGGCGGCGTCGGCACGTCGATGGCACCGGGCATTGGCATCTCGACCTCGTGATCGAGTACAGCTTCCTGCAGACCGGCGTCGTAGCACATGTAGATCGGCCCCTGACGCGCGCTCATCATGATCGAATAGGCCCGCGCAAAGGCGCCGGGCACACCGTCGACGGTGGACGGCTGGTAATCCCATTTGACAAAGTTGCGGATCGCTTCGCCCTGCACGTTGGCGGTGTGAATCCAGTCGATGAACGGGCGGCGCTTCGGTTCGGCGAGCGGACCGGTGGCGCCGATGATAAAGACCGGCGCGCGGTCGAGGTACGAATAGTAAATGCCCATGGGCGCGTGCAGCAGGCCGACTAAATTGTGCACGATGGCGATCATCGGTTTGCCCTTGGCGCGGGCGTAGCCATGGGCGATCTGCACGGCGATCTTCTCATGCTGGCAGGTCAGCATCGGCGGCTTGTTCTCGCCGTAGTTTACCAGCGAGTCGTGCAAGCCCCGGTAACTGGCGCCGGGGTTGAGCGCGATATACTCAAAGTCATACTTTTTGATCATGTCGACGATCACGTCGGACTGATACTTCTTGTCGGATTTTTTGACTGTCTCTTCCATCCAGATCTCCTTCTTAGAAATCGTTGCTCGTTGATCGTGAATCGAGACTCGTTGATCGTGTTTCGTGGCTCGTGCTTGTTCGCTATCACCAACTACGAATCACGATCCACGATTAACGATCATTCCTACGCGTTTTCGCCGCGGCGCCAGACGATCGCGTCGACCAGCGCCGGCTTGCCGGCTTTCACCCGCGCGATAGCACGTTTCACTGCCGGGCCGACTTCGTTCGGGTCTTCGATCGCGCCTTCGGTGTACCAGCCGAAGCCCTTCGCGATATGCGCAAAGTCGGGCGGCGGTGCTTCCAGGTCCATGCCAATATATGCCCGCTGCGGA
Coding sequences within it:
- a CDS encoding thiamine pyrophosphate-binding protein gives rise to the protein MEETVKKSDKKYQSDVIVDMIKKYDFEYIALNPGASYRGLHDSLVNYGENKPPMLTCQHEKIAVQIAHGYARAKGKPMIAIVHNLVGLLHAPMGIYYSYLDRAPVFIIGATGPLAEPKRRPFIDWIHTANVQGEAIRNFVKWDYQPSTVDGVPGAFARAYSIMMSARQGPIYMCYDAGLQEAVLDHEVEMPMPGAIDVPTPPAADPVALAKAADTLAAANRVAIIADFAARPPHGWQHIIDIAETLGASVWDVGSRLNFPTDHRLNLTMDPEGCYEGVDAVLTLDIADFEKPTHVRDIATRTVVNKVPATATWIDIGFTDIETSKWSMDYARPYYAQQRMIADPVTAVPELTRLVRERLAKIPGSKEKIAKRAEAIGKRHAENRAKWAKQAQEHWDQKPMTVPRLASEVWQAIKGEDWVLTAGDLGTWGKKLWNFDRPYCHGGRELGTGTQIGLSLGVALANKGTGRLVVDLQPDGDLMFDAGALWIAAKYQIPMLVVMFNNRAYYNDWNHQLVLARTRGTDPNRAHIGMDLYGPDPDFAGLARSMGWYAEGPIESGDDMQAALKRAIEQVKKGKPALIDSICDRRNHG